Proteins encoded within one genomic window of Sphaerotilus montanus:
- a CDS encoding Bax inhibitor-1 family protein, which yields MNERLPTFPGVSGQGALAAQQNRVLRNTYLLLAASMVPTVLGAWIGVSTGLLATMGNGLSMVLFLAGAFGFMFAIEKTKHSAAGVGVLLGFTFFMGLMLSRMLAFVLGMSNGASVIMLAFGGTAGVFFAMAALASVIKRDLSGMGKFLFVGAVVLMVAMVINLFVQSSAMMMALSVLAIGIFSAFMLYDIRRILDGGETNYISATLALYLDLYNVFQNLLMLFGIGFGSDD from the coding sequence ATGAACGAACGCCTGCCCACCTTCCCCGGCGTGTCTGGTCAAGGCGCGCTGGCTGCACAGCAGAACCGCGTGCTGCGCAACACCTACCTGCTGCTCGCCGCATCGATGGTGCCCACCGTGCTGGGCGCCTGGATCGGCGTCTCCACCGGCCTGCTGGCCACGATGGGCAATGGACTGTCGATGGTCTTGTTCCTGGCCGGTGCGTTCGGCTTCATGTTCGCCATCGAGAAGACCAAGCACTCGGCCGCGGGCGTGGGCGTGCTGCTCGGTTTCACGTTCTTCATGGGGCTGATGCTCTCGCGGATGCTGGCCTTCGTGCTGGGCATGTCCAACGGGGCCTCGGTGATCATGCTGGCCTTCGGCGGCACGGCGGGTGTGTTCTTCGCGATGGCCGCACTGGCCAGCGTGATCAAGCGCGACCTGTCGGGCATGGGCAAGTTCCTGTTCGTCGGCGCTGTCGTGCTGATGGTGGCGATGGTCATCAACCTGTTCGTGCAGTCGAGCGCGATGATGATGGCGCTGTCGGTGCTGGCCATCGGCATCTTCTCGGCCTTCATGCTGTACGACATCCGCCGCATCCTCGACGGCGGCGAAACCAACTACATCAGCGCGACGCTGGCGCTGTACCTGGACCTCTACAACGTGTTCCAGAACCTGCTGATGCTCTTCGGCATCGGCTTCGGCAGCGACGACTGA
- a CDS encoding GlcG/HbpS family heme-binding protein, whose translation MKTKPVLTLDDTRRMAQAAEAEAVRNHWAVTIAIVDDGGHLLWLQRLDGAAPLSAHIAPAKAHTAALGQRESRVYEEMINQGRYSFLSAPAVEGLLEGGVPILVQGVCVGAVGVSGVKSSEDAQVARAGIAALVTGA comes from the coding sequence ATGAAGACCAAGCCCGTACTGACGCTGGACGATACCCGCCGCATGGCCCAGGCCGCTGAAGCCGAGGCCGTGCGCAACCACTGGGCGGTGACGATCGCGATCGTCGATGACGGCGGTCACCTGCTGTGGCTGCAGCGGCTGGATGGTGCCGCCCCGCTGTCGGCCCACATCGCGCCGGCCAAGGCCCACACGGCTGCCCTGGGGCAGCGTGAGTCGCGCGTCTATGAAGAGATGATCAACCAGGGACGGTATTCGTTCCTGAGCGCGCCGGCGGTGGAAGGCCTGCTGGAAGGCGGCGTGCCGATCCTGGTGCAGGGCGTCTGTGTCGGTGCCGTGGGGGTCAGCGGCGTGAAGTCGAGCGAGGATGCGCAGGTGGCGCGCGCCGGCATCGCTGCACTCGTGACGGGGGCCTGA
- the dut gene encoding dUTP diphosphatase gives MVGPDVEVKVLDARLQDWGLPRYQSEQAAGIDLIACLDAPLEIHPQAPAQLVPTGLALHMNSAGFCAVIVPRSGLGHKKGLVLGNSIGVIDADYMAQCYVSVWNRNPSGEPIVIQPGDRIAQMLFVPILRPRLVVVEEFAASSERGLGGFGSTGVTSASTPA, from the coding sequence GTGGTCGGACCGGATGTCGAAGTCAAGGTGCTGGATGCCCGTCTGCAGGACTGGGGCCTGCCACGCTACCAGAGCGAGCAGGCCGCCGGCATCGATCTGATCGCCTGCCTGGATGCGCCGCTGGAGATCCATCCGCAGGCGCCGGCGCAACTGGTGCCCACCGGACTGGCGCTGCACATGAACAGTGCGGGTTTCTGTGCAGTGATCGTGCCGCGCTCGGGCCTCGGCCACAAGAAGGGGCTGGTCCTGGGCAACAGCATCGGCGTCATCGATGCGGACTACATGGCCCAGTGCTACGTGAGTGTCTGGAACCGCAATCCGTCGGGGGAGCCGATCGTGATCCAGCCGGGCGACCGGATTGCGCAGATGCTGTTCGTGCCGATCCTGCGGCCGCGGCTGGTGGTCGTGGAGGAGTTCGCCGCCAGCAGCGAGCGGGGCTTGGGTGGATTCGGTTCGACCGGCGTTACCAGCGCCAGCACACCCGCCTGA
- a CDS encoding FKBP-type peptidyl-prolyl cis-trans isomerase produces MQISAPCVVSLTWRLEDAHGQLIDDLGDPVEFYVGGDDLFAKVEEVLTGQGVGYQNTLHLEPEHAFGEYHAELVFFEERSIFPDEVSPGMQFEGPPPGSATPDMPADVIYTVTEVYDTHVVLDGNHPLAGVALVLQLEVRGVREATEAEMAQGSVGDGEGEGGLFSVVPPGTTLH; encoded by the coding sequence ATGCAGATATCAGCCCCTTGCGTCGTCAGCCTGACCTGGCGACTCGAAGACGCCCACGGCCAACTGATCGACGACCTCGGCGACCCCGTCGAGTTCTATGTCGGTGGCGACGACCTGTTCGCCAAGGTCGAAGAAGTCCTGACTGGCCAGGGCGTCGGTTACCAGAACACGCTCCACCTGGAGCCGGAACATGCCTTCGGCGAGTACCACGCCGAACTCGTGTTCTTCGAAGAGCGCAGCATCTTCCCGGACGAGGTCTCGCCCGGCATGCAGTTCGAGGGACCGCCACCCGGCAGCGCCACCCCCGACATGCCCGCGGACGTGATCTACACCGTCACCGAGGTCTACGACACCCACGTCGTGCTGGACGGCAACCATCCGCTGGCCGGCGTGGCGCTCGTGCTGCAGCTGGAAGTCCGCGGCGTGCGCGAGGCGACCGAGGCCGAGATGGCCCAGGGCAGCGTCGGCGACGGTGAGGGCGAAGGCGGCCTGTTCAGCGTGGTACCCCCCGGCACGACCCTGCACTGA
- a CDS encoding JmjC domain-containing protein, translating to MNQSSGPSLRQHPDAAVPPLDQPAVLLGGLSPSEFMQQHWQRAPLLVRQALPGIQPPLTRADLFKLAESEEVESRLVTRRGRGADEVWSLERGPLARRRLPALKQPDWTVLVQGLDLHLPSAQGMLTPFRFIPQARLDDLMISWAAEGGGVGPHFDSYDVFLIQVQGQRRWRIGRMPDARLRPDLPVKIIENFQPEQEWVLSPGDMLYLPPGWAHDGDAVGGECMTCSVGFRSPHRSELARETLLRLADAVEDAGDEGVRPVVYADPDQPATTEPGRIPAALVRFAADGLRRVLEEPGALERALGEYMSEPKPTVSFAFGDPLPANRGVVLDARSCMLYDDHHVFMNGDSWHAAGDDAQVLRRLADARRLDAATLAAASSDVRGLLEQWCDDGWIHPLA from the coding sequence ATGAACCAATCTTCCGGCCCCTCGCTGCGGCAGCACCCCGATGCAGCCGTCCCTCCGCTCGATCAACCCGCCGTGCTGCTGGGTGGTCTGAGCCCGTCCGAATTCATGCAACAGCACTGGCAACGCGCGCCGCTGCTGGTGCGCCAGGCCTTGCCGGGCATCCAGCCACCGCTGACGCGTGCCGATCTTTTCAAGCTGGCCGAAAGCGAAGAGGTGGAATCCCGCCTCGTGACGCGCCGCGGGCGGGGCGCTGACGAGGTCTGGAGCCTGGAGCGTGGCCCGCTGGCGCGGCGCCGCCTGCCGGCGCTGAAGCAGCCGGACTGGACCGTGCTGGTCCAGGGGCTGGACCTGCACCTGCCCAGTGCACAGGGGATGCTGACGCCATTCCGCTTCATTCCGCAGGCCCGACTGGACGATCTGATGATCTCCTGGGCGGCCGAAGGGGGCGGCGTCGGTCCGCATTTCGATTCCTACGACGTGTTCCTGATCCAGGTCCAGGGTCAGCGCCGCTGGCGCATCGGCCGCATGCCGGACGCCCGGCTGCGCCCGGACTTGCCGGTCAAGATCATCGAGAACTTCCAGCCCGAGCAGGAGTGGGTGCTCTCGCCCGGGGACATGCTCTATCTCCCGCCTGGCTGGGCACACGATGGCGATGCGGTGGGTGGCGAATGCATGACCTGCTCCGTCGGCTTCCGCTCGCCGCACCGCTCCGAACTGGCGCGCGAGACACTGCTGCGCCTGGCCGATGCGGTGGAAGACGCGGGCGACGAGGGTGTTCGCCCGGTCGTCTATGCGGACCCTGACCAGCCGGCGACCACCGAGCCGGGGCGCATTCCGGCCGCGCTGGTGCGGTTTGCCGCGGATGGGTTGCGCCGTGTGCTGGAAGAGCCGGGTGCCCTGGAGCGTGCACTGGGCGAATACATGAGCGAGCCCAAGCCGACGGTGAGCTTCGCGTTCGGGGATCCCCTGCCGGCGAACCGCGGGGTGGTGCTCGACGCGCGCAGCTGCATGCTCTACGACGATCACCATGTCTTCATGAATGGCGATTCATGGCACGCCGCTGGCGACGATGCGCAGGTTCTTCGGCGCCTCGCGGATGCGCGGCGACTGGATGCAGCGACCCTGGCTGCGGCCAGCAGTGACGTGCGCGGATTGCTGGAGCAGTGGTGTGACGATGGCTGGATCCACCCACTGGCGTAG
- the bamC gene encoding outer membrane protein assembly factor BamC, with protein sequence MESNLMSLRSPARASLAAALFACGLGGCTTVSDSFTSSKIDYRSAAATPAPTLQVPPDLTQLASDPRYQPPAGGAISASAMQTEASAPQAGAPVAAARVNDDVRIERAGNQRWLVVRQTPEQVWDTLRTFWQDNGFTLVIDTPQVGVMETDWSENRAKLPTDIVSRAVGKVFDKLRDTGERDRYRTRVERNGPVTEIYISHRGVEQVSVERTADILRWQSRPSDSGLEAEMLARLMLRLTGAEDSSKAGSAKAVDAAVRSVSAATAAAPRARVVDEATGMVLQIDDNLERSWRRVGLALDRSSFTVEERDRAQSGYLVRYVDPRLAGQEEPGFFSRLFSGARKEDLKGTRYRLKLSPGSGTSTSLSILDEQGATIKDEGARNIVQLLANELR encoded by the coding sequence ATGGAAAGCAACCTGATGTCCCTGCGCTCCCCCGCACGTGCCTCGCTGGCCGCGGCCCTGTTCGCTTGCGGCCTCGGTGGCTGCACGACCGTGTCGGACTCGTTCACGTCAAGCAAGATCGACTACCGCTCGGCCGCGGCCACACCGGCACCGACCCTGCAAGTGCCGCCGGACCTGACGCAACTGGCCAGCGATCCGCGCTACCAGCCACCGGCCGGTGGTGCGATCAGCGCCAGCGCCATGCAGACCGAAGCATCGGCGCCTCAGGCCGGAGCTCCCGTGGCAGCAGCGCGGGTGAACGACGACGTGCGCATCGAGCGCGCCGGCAACCAGCGCTGGCTGGTTGTCCGCCAGACCCCCGAACAGGTCTGGGACACGCTGCGCACGTTCTGGCAGGACAACGGGTTCACGCTGGTCATCGACACCCCCCAGGTTGGCGTGATGGAGACCGACTGGTCAGAAAACCGGGCCAAGCTGCCGACGGACATCGTCAGCCGCGCAGTGGGCAAGGTATTCGACAAGCTGAGAGACACCGGCGAACGGGACCGCTACCGCACCCGCGTCGAACGCAATGGCCCGGTCACCGAGATCTACATCAGCCACCGCGGGGTCGAACAGGTCAGCGTCGAGCGCACTGCAGACATCCTGCGCTGGCAGAGTCGCCCCAGCGACTCCGGTCTCGAAGCAGAAATGCTGGCCCGGCTGATGCTGCGGCTCACCGGGGCAGAAGATTCCAGCAAGGCTGGCAGCGCCAAGGCGGTGGATGCGGCAGTCCGATCGGTCAGCGCGGCAACGGCCGCCGCACCCAGGGCACGGGTGGTCGATGAGGCCACTGGAATGGTGTTGCAGATTGACGACAATCTGGAGCGCAGCTGGCGCCGGGTCGGGCTGGCACTGGACCGCAGCAGTTTCACGGTCGAAGAGCGTGACCGTGCCCAGAGTGGGTATCTGGTGCGTTACGTCGATCCCAGACTGGCCGGCCAGGAAGAACCCGGCTTCTTCTCGCGTTTATTCAGCGGCGCCCGCAAGGAGGATCTGAAAGGCACGCGGTATCGCCTGAAATTGAGTCCAGGCAGCGGCACGTCGACGTCACTGTCCATACTGGACGAGCAGGGTGCCACCATCAAGGATGAAGGCGCGCGCAATATCGTACAGTTACTGGCCAACGAGTTACGCTGA